DNA from Chloroflexota bacterium:
AGCGATGGGGGCATATTCGAACGTGATGCGCCTATGGGTGCGGAAGATGTACTCCCGACACGCCTCCAGCAGGGTGGCGATCGGGTATTTTTTATTTAGAGGGACGAGCTCGTTGCGCAGGGCATCGTTTGGGGCGTGCAGAGATACGGCCAATCCTACTTGTAAGGGGCGTGTACTTAGCTCTTTGATGCGCGGTGGGATGCCGGCTGTTGAGATAGTGACGTGCCTTGCTCCCAGGTTGAAACCGTAAGGAGAATTAAGGGTCTCGATCGCTCGCCAGGTTGCCTCAAAGTTAGCCAGCGGCTCCCCCTGACCCATCAGGACAAGGTTGGTCACCCTGGATTCCCGACCATAAGTGACAGCCAGCCGCTGAGCAAAGTGCAGTACTTGACCGACGATCTCATTCGCCCTCAGGTTGCGGATAAGGCCGTCACGGCCGGTGGCGCAAAAGGGGCAACCGATACCACAGCCTACCTGCGTGCTGACACACACGGTGCGGCGGGCCATGCCGTCCTTGCTCTCGACGGTTATGGCAGGACGGGTGCGCTCTCTTTCCCTAGCTGGATAGAGCAATAAGACGGCCTCGACAGTATTGTTGTCTGGCAGGCGGAATAAGGTCTTTGTTGTGAGTCCATCGGGGGTCTTCCACTCCTGAATAGGGGTGAGGGTCTGAATGGTGGCTCTTGTGGCGAGCTTCTCCCGTAGTGCCTTGGGCAGGTTACTCATCTGGCGGAAATCGAAGGTGAGCTCCTGGTAGATCCACTGGTAAATCTGTTTGGCCCGGAAGTCC
Protein-coding regions in this window:
- the rlmN gene encoding 23S rRNA (adenine(2503)-C(2))-methyltransferase RlmN, translated to MTTEGSQEDAAVNILGLSLFELGELLQSWGEPDFRAKQIYQWIYQELTFDFRQMSNLPKALREKLATRATIQTLTPIQEWKTPDGLTTKTLFRLPDNNTVEAVLLLYPARERERTRPAITVESKDGMARRTVCVSTQVGCGIGCPFCATGRDGLIRNLRANEIVGQVLHFAQRLAVTYGRESRVTNLVLMGQGEPLANFEATWRAIETLNSPYGFNLGARHVTISTAGIPPRIKELSTRPLQVGLAVSLHAPNDALRNELVPLNKKYPIATLLEACREYIFRTHRRITFEYAPIAGVNDGPREARQLAALLSGFLCHVNLIPLNPTPGSRYQPSPPHRVLAFKTELERQGIATTVRAERGSHIEAACGQLRARRGSWDGQARPVSPPPPGYRATLRPSRRDDRQGH